A single window of Streptomyces aquilus DNA harbors:
- the pstS gene encoding phosphate ABC transporter substrate-binding protein PstS, with protein sequence MKLQRKNRRALALGAFAVSGALALTACGSDDTGNSNGGDSSASAQAGNIKCDDAKGQLLADGSSAQKNAIDTWVKSFTAACSGVQINYKGSGSGAGVTAFTQGQVAFAGSDSALKPEEVTASKSVCKGGQGIDLPMVGGPIAVGFNVPGVDKLVLNAETIAKIFDSKITNWNDAAIKKLNPDAKLPDLKIQAFHRSDESGTTDNFTKYLIAASPANWKYSGGKAWQAKGGQSASGSSGVAQQVKQTSGAISYMELSYAKDGIVPVTVDTGASAPVEATVENATKAIAAAKVVGTGKDLSLELDRATKAEGAYPITLVTYEIVCDKGNKADTLPATKAFLRYIASEDGQGQLSAAGYAPIPDDIIAKVRTTIEGLS encoded by the coding sequence GTGAAGCTTCAGCGCAAGAACCGGCGGGCTCTCGCTCTCGGCGCGTTCGCCGTCTCCGGCGCCCTGGCCCTCACGGCGTGCGGCTCGGACGACACCGGCAACAGCAACGGCGGCGACTCCTCCGCCAGCGCTCAGGCCGGCAACATCAAGTGCGACGACGCCAAGGGTCAGCTGCTCGCCGACGGCTCCTCCGCGCAGAAGAACGCGATCGACACCTGGGTGAAGTCGTTCACCGCGGCCTGCTCCGGTGTGCAGATCAACTACAAGGGCTCCGGCTCCGGCGCCGGTGTCACCGCCTTCACGCAGGGCCAGGTGGCCTTCGCCGGTTCCGACTCGGCGCTGAAGCCCGAAGAGGTCACCGCCTCCAAGTCCGTCTGCAAGGGCGGCCAGGGCATCGACCTGCCGATGGTCGGCGGCCCGATCGCGGTCGGCTTCAACGTCCCCGGCGTCGACAAGCTCGTCCTCAACGCCGAGACCATCGCCAAGATCTTCGACAGCAAGATCACCAACTGGAACGACGCGGCGATCAAGAAGCTGAACCCCGACGCCAAGCTCCCCGACCTGAAGATCCAGGCGTTCCACCGCTCGGACGAGTCCGGCACCACGGACAACTTCACCAAGTACCTGATCGCCGCCTCCCCGGCGAACTGGAAGTACTCGGGCGGCAAGGCCTGGCAGGCCAAGGGCGGCCAGTCGGCGTCCGGCTCCTCCGGTGTCGCCCAGCAGGTCAAGCAGACCTCCGGCGCCATCTCCTACATGGAGCTGTCGTACGCCAAGGACGGCATCGTCCCGGTCACCGTCGACACCGGCGCCTCCGCCCCGGTCGAGGCCACCGTCGAGAACGCCACCAAGGCCATCGCCGCCGCCAAGGTCGTCGGCACGGGCAAGGACCTCTCGCTGGAGCTGGACCGCGCGACCAAGGCCGAGGGCGCCTACCCGATCACCCTGGTCACGTACGAGATCGTCTGCGACAAGGGCAACAAGGCCGACACCCTGCCCGCCACGAAGGCGTTCCTGCGGTACATCGCCTCCGAGGACGGCCAGGGCCAGCTCTCCGCGGCCGGCTACGCCCCGATCCCCGACGACATCATCGCCAAGGTCCGCACCACCATCGAGGGCCTGAGCTGA
- the pstC gene encoding phosphate ABC transporter permease subunit PstC — MDTTQITDTPPPAAQPTETEQKRAARGATRPGDRIFLGFSRGSGIFLLVIMAAIAVFLTYRASLAISKDHGNFLTTFEWNTGLQEPVFGIAVLAFGTIVSSIVAMAIAVPIAVAIALFLTHYAPRKLSGPIAYVIDLLAAVPSIVYGLWGALVLVPHMNGLFGWLDDYLGWTGIFSWQGGAPRSMLTVGILLAIMILPIITNVSREVFRQTPRMNEEAALALGATRWEVIRMAVIPFGRSGVISASMLGLGRALGETMAVATVLSPTFDIQASLLDPGGGTFAQNIASKFGEATEFGRDALIASGLVLFVITLLVNGAARAIIARRAEYSGANA, encoded by the coding sequence ATGGACACCACACAGATAACCGACACACCTCCCCCCGCAGCCCAGCCCACCGAGACCGAGCAGAAGCGCGCCGCCCGCGGCGCCACCCGCCCCGGAGACCGGATCTTCCTCGGCTTCTCCCGCGGCTCGGGCATCTTCCTGCTGGTGATCATGGCCGCGATCGCGGTCTTCCTCACCTACCGCGCGTCCCTCGCCATCAGCAAGGACCACGGCAACTTCCTGACCACGTTCGAATGGAACACGGGCCTCCAGGAGCCGGTCTTCGGCATCGCGGTCCTGGCGTTCGGCACGATCGTCTCCTCGATCGTCGCCATGGCCATCGCGGTCCCGATCGCCGTCGCCATCGCCCTGTTCCTCACGCACTACGCCCCGCGCAAGCTGAGCGGTCCCATCGCCTATGTGATCGACCTGCTCGCCGCCGTGCCGTCCATCGTGTACGGCCTGTGGGGCGCCCTGGTCCTCGTACCGCACATGAACGGCCTGTTCGGCTGGCTGGACGACTACCTCGGCTGGACCGGCATCTTCTCCTGGCAGGGCGGCGCGCCCCGCTCGATGCTGACCGTCGGCATCCTGCTCGCGATCATGATCCTGCCGATCATCACCAACGTCAGCCGTGAGGTCTTCCGGCAGACGCCGCGGATGAACGAGGAGGCGGCCCTGGCGCTCGGCGCCACCCGCTGGGAGGTCATCCGCATGGCGGTGATCCCCTTCGGCCGCTCCGGCGTGATCTCCGCCTCGATGCTCGGCCTCGGCCGCGCGCTCGGCGAGACGATGGCCGTGGCCACCGTGCTCTCCCCGACCTTCGACATCCAGGCCAGCCTGCTCGACCCGGGCGGCGGCACCTTCGCGCAGAACATCGCCAGCAAGTTCGGCGAGGCCACCGAGTTCGGCCGGGACGCGCTGATCGCCTCCGGTCTGGTCCTGTTCGTCATCACGCTGCTGGTCAACGGCGCGGCCCGGGCGATCATCGCCCGCCGCGCGGAGTACTCGGGGGCCAACGCATGA
- the pstA gene encoding phosphate ABC transporter permease PstA, producing MSTATVSTLKGARLPKWSPYAIAGGSVGLAIAIGLGAGLDSHVQWGLIAAILFVVGTYGIAARVEGKRQAKDRIATSLVWVAFLLAVVPLVSLVWVTVVRGVKVLDLYFLTHSMGVVADTEPGGGIYHAIIGSLEQVGLATLIAAPVGVLTAIYLVEYGRGKLSKAITFFVDVMTGIPSIVAGLFILSLMLQFDMQPFGFAGSLALAILMMPVVVRSTEEMLKLVPNELREASLALGVPKWRTILKVVLPTSIGGITTGIMLAVARIAGETAPVLLLVFGNPFINTNPFEGAQSSLPLYIYQQYANSAGSGAAYDRAWAASLTLIAFVMILNLVARGIARWKAPKTGR from the coding sequence ATGAGCACCGCAACCGTCAGCACCCTCAAGGGCGCCCGCCTGCCCAAGTGGTCCCCGTACGCCATCGCGGGCGGCTCGGTCGGCCTCGCGATCGCCATCGGCCTGGGCGCCGGCCTCGACAGCCACGTGCAGTGGGGCCTGATCGCCGCGATCCTCTTCGTCGTCGGGACCTACGGCATCGCCGCCCGCGTCGAGGGCAAGCGCCAGGCCAAGGACCGGATCGCCACCTCGCTGGTCTGGGTCGCCTTCCTGCTCGCCGTGGTCCCGCTGGTCTCCCTGGTCTGGGTGACCGTCGTACGCGGTGTGAAGGTCCTCGACCTCTACTTCCTGACCCACTCCATGGGTGTGGTCGCCGACACCGAGCCCGGCGGCGGTATCTACCACGCCATCATCGGCAGCCTGGAGCAGGTCGGCCTCGCCACCCTGATCGCCGCGCCGGTCGGTGTGCTCACCGCGATCTACCTGGTCGAGTACGGGCGGGGCAAGCTCTCCAAGGCCATCACGTTCTTCGTGGACGTCATGACCGGTATCCCGTCGATCGTCGCGGGTCTGTTCATCCTCAGCCTCATGCTCCAGTTCGACATGCAGCCCTTCGGCTTCGCCGGCTCGCTGGCCCTGGCCATCCTGATGATGCCGGTGGTCGTCCGCTCCACCGAGGAGATGCTCAAGCTCGTCCCGAACGAGCTGCGCGAGGCCTCCCTCGCCCTGGGCGTCCCGAAGTGGCGCACGATCCTGAAGGTGGTCCTGCCGACCTCGATCGGCGGCATCACGACCGGCATCATGCTGGCGGTCGCCCGTATCGCGGGCGAGACGGCTCCGGTACTGCTCCTCGTGTTCGGGAACCCGTTCATCAACACCAACCCCTTCGAAGGGGCGCAGTCGTCGCTGCCGCTGTACATCTACCAGCAGTACGCGAACAGCGCGGGGTCCGGAGCGGCGTACGACCGCGCCTGGGCGGCGTCGCTGACGCTGATCGCCTTCGTGATGATCCTGAACCTGGTGGCCCGCGGCATCGCCCGCTGGAAGGCCCCGAAGACCGGTCGCTGA
- the pstB gene encoding phosphate ABC transporter ATP-binding protein PstB — translation MAKRIDVSGLTAYYGSHKAIEDISMTVEPRSVTAFIGPSGCGKSTFLRTLNRMHEVTPGGRVEGKVMLDDEDLYGAGIDPVSVRREVGMVFQRPNPFPTMSIFDNVAAGLRLNGSYKKSELADVVEKSLKGANLWNEVKDRLNKPGSGLSGGQQQRLCIARAIAVEPKVLLMDEPCSALDPISTLAIEDLIGELKELFTIVIVTHNMQQAARVSDRTAFFNLAAVGQPGKLIEIDETERIFSNPSVQATEDYISGRFG, via the coding sequence ATGGCCAAGCGAATCGACGTAAGCGGACTGACCGCCTACTACGGGTCCCACAAGGCGATCGAAGACATCTCGATGACCGTCGAGCCCCGCTCGGTGACGGCCTTCATCGGCCCCTCCGGCTGCGGCAAGTCGACGTTCCTGCGCACCCTGAACCGGATGCACGAGGTCACCCCCGGCGGTCGCGTCGAGGGCAAGGTGATGCTGGACGACGAGGACCTGTACGGCGCCGGGATCGACCCGGTCTCCGTCCGCCGCGAGGTCGGCATGGTCTTCCAGCGTCCGAACCCGTTCCCCACGATGTCGATCTTCGACAACGTGGCGGCGGGCCTGCGGCTGAACGGCTCGTACAAGAAGTCCGAGCTCGCGGACGTCGTCGAGAAGTCCCTCAAGGGTGCGAACCTCTGGAACGAGGTCAAGGACCGCCTGAACAAGCCGGGCTCGGGCCTCTCCGGCGGTCAGCAGCAGCGCCTGTGCATCGCCCGCGCGATCGCGGTGGAGCCCAAGGTGCTGCTCATGGACGAGCCCTGCTCGGCCCTGGACCCGATCTCCACGCTCGCGATCGAGGACCTGATCGGCGAGCTGAAGGAGCTCTTCACGATCGTCATCGTGACGCACAACATGCAGCAGGCGGCCCGTGTCTCGGACCGCACCGCCTTCTTCAACCTGGCCGCCGTCGGCCAGCCCGGCAAGCTGATCGAGATCGACGAGACGGAGCGCATCTTCTCCAACCCGTCGGTCCAGGCGACGGAGGACTACATCTCGGGCCGCTTCGGCTGA
- a CDS encoding inorganic phosphate transporter, whose protein sequence is MDTFALIVTIGVALGFTYTNGFHDSANAIATSVSTRALTPRAALAMAAVMNLAGAFLGSGVAKTVSEGLIETPEGSKGMGILFAALVGAITWNLITWYFGLPSSSSHALFGGMVGAALAGGTTVYWHGVLEKVVIPMFVSPFVGLIAGYLVMTAIMWIFRRANPHKAKRGFRIAQTVSAAGMALGHGLQDAQKTMGIVVMALVIADVEDYGDPIPVWVKIVCAVMLSLGTYAGGWRIMRTLGRKIIELDPPQGFAAETTGASIMFTTAFLFKAPISTTHVITSAIMGVGATKRVNAVRWGVAKNIVLGWFITMPAAALVAAASFGIVNLAFL, encoded by the coding sequence ATGGACACCTTCGCGTTGATCGTGACCATTGGCGTCGCGCTCGGATTCACCTACACCAACGGCTTTCACGATTCGGCGAACGCGATCGCCACGTCGGTCTCGACACGGGCGCTGACGCCGCGTGCGGCACTGGCGATGGCCGCCGTGATGAACCTCGCCGGCGCGTTCCTCGGTTCCGGGGTCGCCAAGACCGTCAGCGAGGGGCTGATCGAGACGCCCGAGGGGTCGAAGGGGATGGGCATCCTCTTCGCCGCGCTGGTCGGGGCGATCACCTGGAACCTCATCACCTGGTACTTCGGGCTGCCCTCGTCGTCGTCCCATGCGCTGTTCGGCGGCATGGTGGGCGCGGCGCTCGCGGGCGGTACGACGGTCTACTGGCACGGCGTGCTGGAGAAGGTCGTCATCCCGATGTTCGTGTCACCGTTCGTCGGTCTCATCGCCGGTTACCTGGTGATGACCGCGATCATGTGGATCTTCCGGCGGGCCAACCCGCACAAGGCCAAGCGCGGATTCCGGATCGCGCAGACCGTCTCGGCGGCCGGGATGGCGCTCGGGCACGGCCTCCAGGACGCGCAGAAGACCATGGGCATCGTGGTGATGGCGCTGGTCATCGCCGACGTCGAGGACTACGGCGATCCGATCCCGGTGTGGGTGAAGATCGTGTGCGCCGTGATGCTGTCGCTGGGCACGTACGCCGGTGGCTGGCGGATCATGCGGACGCTGGGGCGGAAGATCATCGAGCTGGATCCGCCGCAGGGGTTCGCCGCGGAGACGACCGGCGCGTCGATCATGTTCACCACGGCGTTCCTCTTCAAGGCGCCGATCTCCACGACCCATGTCATCACCTCCGCGATCATGGGCGTCGGCGCGACCAAGCGCGTGAACGCCGTGCGCTGGGGTGTCGCCAAGAACATCGTGCTCGGCTGGTTCATCACCATGCCGGCGGCGGCGCTGGTGGCGGCGGCGTCGTTCGGGATCGTGAATCTGGCGTTCCTGTAG
- a CDS encoding DUF47 domain-containing protein translates to MRFRLTPRETSFYDMFAASADNIVTGSKLLMELLGADTAGRAEIAERMRAAEHAGDDATHAIFHQLNSSFITPFDREDIYSLASSLDDIMDFMEEAVDLVVLYNVEELPKGVEQQIEVLARAAELTAEAMPNLRTMDNLTEYWIEVNRLENQADQIHRKLLAHLFNGKYDAIEVLKLKQIVDVLEEAADAFEHVANTVETIAVKES, encoded by the coding sequence GTGCGCTTCCGTCTGACCCCCAGGGAGACGAGCTTCTACGACATGTTCGCCGCATCCGCGGACAACATCGTCACGGGCTCGAAGCTCCTCATGGAACTGCTCGGGGCGGACACCGCCGGCCGGGCCGAGATCGCAGAGCGTATGCGGGCCGCGGAACATGCGGGTGACGACGCCACACACGCGATCTTCCATCAGCTGAACTCCTCGTTCATCACGCCGTTCGACCGTGAGGACATCTACTCCCTGGCGTCCTCCCTCGACGACATCATGGACTTCATGGAGGAGGCCGTCGACCTCGTCGTCCTCTACAACGTCGAGGAACTGCCGAAGGGCGTCGAGCAGCAGATCGAGGTGCTGGCGCGGGCCGCGGAGCTCACGGCGGAAGCCATGCCGAACCTGCGGACCATGGACAACCTCACCGAGTACTGGATCGAGGTCAACCGGCTGGAGAACCAGGCCGACCAGATCCACCGCAAGCTGCTCGCCCACCTCTTCAACGGCAAGTACGACGCCATCGAGGTGCTGAAGCTGAAGCAGATCGTGGATGTGCTGGAGGAGGCGGCGGACGCCTTCGAGCACGTGGCCAACACGGTGGAGACCATCGCGGTCAAGGAGTCCTGA
- a CDS encoding metal-sensitive transcriptional regulator yields the protein MTTTEAGAAAPSEHATHGYHKQKDEHLKRLRRIEGQIRGLQRMVDEDVYCIDILTQVSASTKALQSFALQLLEEHLRHCVADAAVKGGDEIDAKVAEATQAIARMLRT from the coding sequence ATGACGACCACCGAGGCCGGCGCGGCAGCGCCCTCCGAGCACGCCACGCACGGCTACCACAAGCAGAAGGACGAACACCTCAAGCGCCTGCGCCGCATCGAGGGCCAGATCCGTGGCCTGCAGCGGATGGTCGACGAGGACGTCTACTGCATCGACATACTCACGCAGGTGTCCGCCTCCACCAAGGCGCTTCAGTCCTTCGCCCTGCAACTCCTGGAGGAACACCTGCGGCACTGCGTGGCCGACGCGGCCGTCAAGGGCGGCGACGAGATCGACGCGAAGGTGGCGGAGGCCACGCAGGCGATCGCCCGCATGCTGCGGACGTGA
- a CDS encoding FAD-binding oxidoreductase — MERRTFIGGTVAALAAATTAACTGDDTATAAQTTTPAGTSPSVTGKSAALPAAPANWTALAHDLDGPLLRPGDTNWPAAHQLYNTRFDNLKPTAVAYVAHADDIRTTLAYARAHHLKVAIRNGGHSYAGWSSGNGRLIIDVSKLNKVRASGGTAVVGAGSKLIDVYRALTAKGVTIPAGSCPTVGVSGLTLGGGHGVVSRAYGLTCDSLTQATIITADGKQLTANATTNTDLFWALRGAGNGNFGVVTELQFKTHPAPQAVTGYLSWPWSKAAAVIKAWQEWGPDQPDEIWSSLHLAGTTGGYTTINVAAFSLGTYGELQNAVDRLADKVGAPASSVSLRRRSYEEAMEIYAGCSSFATDAQCHLPGKTPGRSPQGALNRETYAAKSDFFDRSLSTAGIKALLKQMETVRGGSGSIALTALGGAVNRVSPTATAFVHRRSRMLAQYIVSWRAGTSGATGQSWLTAAHDAMKPYASGAAYQNYTDPTLTNWRKAYYGDAANRLATLKKQYDPNGFFTFPQAL, encoded by the coding sequence ATGGAACGCCGTACGTTCATCGGAGGCACCGTCGCCGCCCTGGCCGCCGCCACCACCGCGGCCTGCACCGGCGACGACACCGCCACCGCGGCCCAGACCACCACCCCCGCCGGCACATCGCCCTCCGTCACCGGCAAGTCCGCCGCCCTGCCCGCCGCCCCGGCCAACTGGACCGCCCTCGCCCACGACCTCGACGGCCCCCTCCTCCGCCCCGGCGACACCAACTGGCCGGCCGCCCACCAGCTCTACAACACCCGCTTCGACAACCTGAAGCCCACCGCCGTCGCCTACGTCGCCCACGCCGACGACATCCGCACCACCCTCGCCTACGCCCGCGCCCACCACCTCAAGGTCGCGATCCGCAACGGCGGCCACTCCTACGCCGGTTGGTCCTCCGGCAACGGCCGGCTGATCATCGACGTCTCCAAGCTCAACAAGGTCCGGGCGAGCGGCGGCACCGCGGTCGTCGGCGCCGGTTCCAAGCTCATCGACGTCTACCGCGCCCTCACCGCGAAGGGCGTCACCATCCCCGCCGGCTCCTGCCCCACCGTCGGCGTCTCCGGTCTCACCCTCGGCGGCGGCCACGGAGTCGTCTCCCGCGCCTACGGCCTGACCTGCGACAGCCTCACCCAGGCCACGATCATCACCGCCGACGGCAAGCAGCTCACCGCCAACGCCACCACCAACACGGACCTCTTCTGGGCCCTGCGCGGCGCGGGCAACGGCAACTTCGGCGTCGTCACGGAACTCCAGTTCAAGACGCACCCGGCCCCACAGGCGGTGACCGGCTATCTCTCCTGGCCCTGGTCGAAGGCCGCCGCCGTGATAAAGGCCTGGCAGGAGTGGGGGCCGGACCAGCCGGACGAGATCTGGTCGTCCCTGCACCTGGCGGGCACCACCGGCGGCTACACCACCATCAACGTCGCCGCCTTCTCCCTCGGCACCTACGGCGAGCTCCAGAACGCGGTGGACCGCCTCGCCGACAAGGTGGGCGCCCCCGCGAGCAGCGTCTCCCTGCGCCGCCGCTCCTACGAGGAGGCGATGGAGATCTACGCCGGCTGCTCCTCCTTCGCCACCGACGCCCAGTGCCATCTCCCCGGCAAGACCCCTGGCCGCTCCCCGCAGGGCGCGCTGAACCGGGAGACGTACGCGGCGAAGTCGGACTTCTTCGACCGCTCCCTGTCCACGGCCGGCATCAAGGCCCTGCTGAAGCAGATGGAGACGGTGCGCGGCGGCTCCGGCAGCATCGCCCTGACCGCGCTCGGCGGCGCGGTCAACCGCGTCTCCCCCACGGCGACGGCGTTCGTCCACCGCCGCTCCCGCATGCTGGCCCAGTACATCGTGTCCTGGCGGGCGGGCACCTCCGGCGCCACCGGCCAGTCCTGGCTGACCGCGGCGCACGACGCGATGAAGCCGTACGCGTCGGGGGCGGCGTACCAGAACTACACGGACCCGACGCTGACGAACTGGCGGAAGGCCTACTACGGGGACGCGGCGAACCGTCTGGCGACGCTGAAGAAGCAGTACGACCCGAACGGCTTCTTCACGTTCCCGCAGGCGCTCTGA